The Deinococcus wulumuqiensis R12 genome has a window encoding:
- a CDS encoding alpha/beta hydrolase family protein, whose translation MRTSRSLQLFVLGLVLVLVGGLLAAWTQSSGGQVRIRDVRFTGANGQQLSALLYVPGGVSAEKPAPGILAVHGYINSREVQSDFALEFARRGYVVLSLDQAGHGFSDAPAFVSGYGGPAGLAYLRGLDLVDKNNIGLEGHSMGGWTVLSAAAAYPDGYKAMVLEGSSTGSGRAPEGTLTYPRNLALVFSQYDEFSQLMWDVPRAKDVTSSPKLQKVFGTTETVQPGKVYGDPAAGTARVLYTPATTHPGDHLSHEAIGHALDWFGRTLTGGTPLPASNQVWHWNEVGTTLGWLGFIALVLGTGGLLLHTRSFEGLRRAPSAPRGLTGAGWWFSALVMLALPIATFFPLFRWAGNVLKPSALWPQSITNQIMVWALVNTLVSLMLYLIWRAGAGRRAQAVTAPTTPPDLAVAVDTAGAPLATAPAPRRGNEVLGALAVALGAVGVGYLSLLLTNFLFKVDYRFWFVGLKPMTPTHLRMFLAYLIPFTLYALMTATVLHNQMRRHARGSMLTNALLLAGGFLLFLAVQYGTLLTRGQLFTPGEPLNVIVAIQFLPILAILGVFMTYFARRTDRPYLGAFVSALFLTWYIVAGQATQFPL comes from the coding sequence TTGAGAACATCTCGCAGCCTTCAGCTTTTTGTGCTGGGCCTGGTGCTGGTGCTCGTCGGTGGGCTGCTGGCGGCCTGGACCCAGTCCTCGGGGGGGCAGGTCCGCATCCGTGACGTGCGCTTTACCGGGGCCAACGGCCAACAGCTCAGCGCCCTGCTCTACGTGCCGGGGGGCGTGAGCGCCGAGAAACCCGCGCCCGGCATCCTGGCGGTGCACGGCTACATCAACTCGCGCGAGGTGCAGTCGGACTTCGCACTCGAATTTGCCCGGCGCGGCTACGTGGTCCTGAGCCTCGACCAGGCCGGGCACGGCTTCAGCGACGCCCCGGCCTTCGTGAGCGGTTACGGCGGCCCGGCGGGGCTGGCCTACCTGCGCGGCCTCGACCTCGTGGACAAGAACAACATCGGCCTGGAGGGGCACTCGATGGGCGGCTGGACCGTCCTCAGCGCCGCCGCCGCCTACCCCGACGGGTACAAGGCGATGGTGCTCGAAGGCTCCTCGACCGGCTCGGGCCGTGCTCCCGAGGGCACCCTGACGTATCCGCGCAACCTGGCGCTGGTGTTCAGCCAGTACGACGAGTTCTCGCAACTGATGTGGGACGTGCCGCGCGCCAAGGACGTGACCAGCAGCCCCAAACTGCAGAAGGTCTTCGGGACCACCGAAACAGTGCAGCCCGGCAAGGTCTACGGCGACCCGGCGGCGGGCACGGCGCGGGTGCTGTACACGCCCGCCACCACCCACCCCGGCGACCACCTGTCGCACGAGGCCATCGGGCATGCGCTCGACTGGTTCGGCCGCACCCTGACCGGCGGCACCCCGCTGCCCGCCAGCAATCAGGTCTGGCACTGGAACGAGGTCGGCACCACGCTGGGCTGGCTGGGCTTTATTGCCCTGGTGCTGGGCACCGGCGGCCTGCTGCTGCACACCCGCTCGTTTGAAGGGCTGCGCCGCGCGCCCTCCGCTCCGCGTGGTTTGACCGGCGCCGGCTGGTGGTTTTCGGCGCTCGTGATGCTGGCGCTGCCCATCGCTACCTTCTTCCCGCTGTTCCGCTGGGCGGGCAATGTCCTCAAGCCGAGTGCGCTGTGGCCGCAGAGCATCACCAACCAGATCATGGTCTGGGCGCTCGTCAACACCCTCGTTTCGCTGATGCTGTACCTCATCTGGCGCGCGGGCGCGGGTCGCCGGGCGCAGGCTGTGACCGCTCCGACGACTCCGCCTGACCTCGCGGTCGCGGTGGACACGGCGGGCGCCCCGCTCGCAACGGCTCCTGCTCCCCGCCGGGGCAACGAGGTTCTGGGCGCTTTGGCGGTGGCCCTGGGCGCGGTGGGCGTCGGCTACCTGTCGCTGCTGCTGACCAACTTCCTGTTCAAGGTGGATTACCGCTTCTGGTTCGTCGGCCTGAAGCCCATGACGCCGACCCACCTGCGGATGTTCCTCGCCTACCTGATTCCCTTCACCCTCTACGCACTGATGACGGCCACGGTGCTGCATAACCAGATGCGCCGCCATGCACGCGGGTCCATGCTGACCAACGCGCTGCTGCTGGCGGGCGGCTTCCTGCTGTTTCTGGCGGTGCAGTACGGCACGCTGCTCACGCGCGGGCAACTGTTCACGCCGGGCGAGCCGCTCAACGTGATCGTCGCCATTCAGTTCCTGCCGATTCTGGCGATTCTGGGCGTGTTCATGACCTATTTCGCCCGCCGCACCGACCGGCCTTACCTCGGGGCGTTCGTCTCGGCGCTGTTTCTGACCTGGTACATCGTGGCCGGGCAGGCGACCCAGTTTCCCCTGTGA
- a CDS encoding MIP/aquaporin family protein — MKFTAAQEFVAELLGTLVLILFGCGVVAMVVLFASTNPPIPGQIVNGGYTNITLGWGFAVLMGIFISGGISGAHLNPAVTLAMAVTGRFPWAKVPHYVLGQLLGAFLGAAIVFAVYYAKWQQFDPGFDNTAGVFATFPGVAGTFWPGMIDQIVGTALLVALILAIGDKLNNPVAAAWGPLAVAFVVMAIGMSFGAMHGYAINPARDLGPRLFALVAGFKNTGFENGVWLVPVIGPLIGGVLGALIYDSMIGKAMLRAHESARQLTSQQGVDPEYNVKS, encoded by the coding sequence ATGAAATTTACGGCAGCGCAGGAGTTTGTCGCCGAGCTACTCGGCACTTTGGTTCTCATTCTGTTTGGTTGCGGTGTGGTGGCGATGGTGGTGCTGTTCGCCTCCACCAACCCGCCGATTCCCGGGCAGATCGTCAACGGGGGCTACACCAACATTACGCTGGGCTGGGGCTTTGCGGTGCTGATGGGGATTTTCATCTCCGGCGGCATCAGCGGGGCGCACCTGAATCCGGCGGTCACGCTGGCGATGGCGGTCACCGGGCGTTTTCCCTGGGCCAAGGTGCCCCACTACGTGCTGGGGCAACTTCTCGGCGCGTTCCTCGGCGCGGCCATCGTGTTCGCGGTGTACTACGCCAAGTGGCAGCAGTTCGACCCCGGTTTCGACAACACGGCGGGCGTGTTCGCCACCTTCCCCGGCGTGGCGGGCACCTTCTGGCCCGGCATGATTGACCAGATCGTGGGCACCGCGCTGCTCGTCGCGCTGATTCTCGCCATCGGCGACAAGCTGAACAACCCCGTGGCGGCGGCCTGGGGTCCGCTGGCGGTGGCCTTCGTGGTCATGGCCATCGGCATGAGCTTCGGTGCCATGCACGGCTACGCCATCAACCCCGCCCGTGACCTCGGCCCGCGCCTTTTTGCGCTCGTCGCCGGCTTCAAGAACACCGGCTTCGAAAACGGCGTGTGGCTCGTGCCCGTCATCGGGCCGCTGATCGGCGGGGTGCTCGGCGCCCTGATCTACGACTCCATGATTGGCAAGGCGATGCTCCGCGCCCACGAGAGTGCGCGGCAACTGACCAGCCAGCAGGGTGTGGACCCCGAGTACAACGTCAAGAGTTGA
- a CDS encoding sugar-binding transcriptional regulator: MNDAAPDDPTDDPTDEQAAQAVQVARLYYHQGLTTGDIARELGLSRPKVSRLLALARRNGTVDIRIHDPQGHPRSVQARLTGRWPGVQVQVVGLPPHSTQDLRLERVALAAAHWLGSALRPGLVVGLAWGNTLDAVSRALTPRPLSGVQFVQLNGSASVLELSSGFVGGTLTRMAQAVRGQAHLFPVPTFFDDPATKQAMWRERSVQHVVQLQRQAELLLFSVGSPYAALPSHVYAAGYLDPDDLAQLEREGAVGDIATMFFRADGRWDGLSLNARSSGPDLALIREHPNTACIVADPGKAAALRAALDGGLLRTLIVDETTAAGVLGES; this comes from the coding sequence GTGAACGACGCCGCACCCGACGACCCGACCGACGACCCGACCGACGAACAGGCCGCGCAGGCCGTTCAGGTCGCCCGCCTCTACTACCACCAGGGCCTGACCACCGGCGATATCGCCCGCGAACTGGGATTGTCGCGCCCCAAGGTGAGCCGCCTGCTGGCGCTGGCGCGGCGCAACGGCACGGTGGACATCCGTATTCACGACCCGCAGGGCCACCCGCGCAGCGTGCAGGCCCGCCTGACGGGGCGCTGGCCCGGCGTGCAGGTGCAGGTGGTCGGGCTGCCGCCGCACTCGACCCAGGACCTGCGGCTCGAACGGGTGGCGCTCGCCGCCGCGCACTGGCTCGGCTCGGCGCTGCGGCCCGGCCTGGTGGTGGGGCTGGCGTGGGGCAACACCCTCGACGCCGTGAGCCGCGCCCTGACCCCGCGGCCACTGAGCGGCGTGCAGTTCGTGCAGCTCAACGGCAGCGCCAGCGTGCTGGAACTCAGCTCGGGCTTCGTGGGCGGCACCCTGACCCGCATGGCGCAGGCGGTACGCGGGCAGGCCCACCTGTTTCCGGTGCCCACCTTCTTCGACGACCCCGCCACCAAACAGGCCATGTGGCGCGAGCGCAGCGTGCAGCACGTCGTGCAGTTGCAGCGGCAGGCCGAGCTTCTCCTCTTCAGCGTGGGCAGCCCGTACGCCGCCCTGCCGAGTCACGTCTACGCCGCCGGGTATCTGGACCCCGATGATCTCGCGCAGCTCGAACGTGAGGGGGCCGTGGGCGACATCGCCACCATGTTTTTCCGCGCCGATGGCCGCTGGGACGGCCTGTCGCTCAACGCGCGTTCCAGCGGTCCCGACCTCGCGCTGATTCGCGAACACCCCAACACCGCCTGCATCGTGGCCGACCCCGGCAAGGCGGCGGCGCTGCGCGCGGCCCTGGACGGCGGGCTGCTGCGGACCCTGATCGTGGATGAGACGACGGCGGCGGGCGTGCTGGGCGAAAGCTGA
- a CDS encoding DUF4139 domain-containing protein encodes MTRRFPLLPLAALCLLTPLAQAADLRLYPSFAEVTTPPLKVEGGAVTVPFPRADWAWTVPGSLRLLGVPVTRTRVTPGMHPLQAHEGEAVRVLRGGLNLPGTLVDAGALLVQLGSGEYLTVRPDELALSTRPPSSRDVADVKVRFETGGAGEARLLYQTRALSWKPRYDLDASGGAATLHALAEIRNAGEQAFSGGADLYAGDVRLVPENVSTPASVGVGEQGFGAATTSTAGNVAQDRAVLSLGEVRGLQRYALSRPLTIGPRETQTLPFLTPKLSTFARYARVSTYFSPQNSSGRAGRFYKFTADAALPAGPLTVREDGVLVGTVGLGAATAGQLSDLSLGADPDLRFARRVTLLNTEKDSAGRTLSRSYRVTYTLTSTKSAAITTEVREQVYGQGVVVDGKAQNGNPATVVRYAAVPAGGQANVTFTVKVRGG; translated from the coding sequence ATGACCCGGCGTTTTCCTCTGCTTCCGCTGGCGGCCCTGTGCCTCCTGACGCCCCTCGCCCAGGCCGCCGACCTGCGCCTTTACCCCTCGTTCGCTGAAGTCACGACCCCCCCGCTGAAGGTGGAGGGCGGCGCGGTCACGGTGCCTTTTCCCCGCGCGGACTGGGCCTGGACCGTGCCCGGCAGCCTGCGCCTGCTGGGGGTGCCGGTGACGCGCACGCGCGTGACGCCGGGAATGCATCCGCTTCAGGCCCACGAAGGCGAGGCCGTGCGGGTGCTGCGCGGCGGCCTGAACCTGCCCGGCACGTTGGTGGACGCGGGGGCCTTGCTCGTGCAGCTCGGCAGCGGCGAGTACCTGACGGTGCGCCCCGACGAACTCGCCCTGAGCACCCGCCCGCCCAGCAGCCGGGACGTGGCCGACGTGAAGGTGCGGTTTGAAACGGGCGGCGCAGGTGAAGCCAGGCTGCTGTACCAGACCCGCGCCCTGTCGTGGAAACCGCGCTACGACCTCGACGCGAGCGGCGGCGCGGCCACCCTGCACGCCCTGGCCGAGATTCGCAACGCGGGCGAGCAGGCCTTCAGCGGCGGGGCCGACCTCTACGCCGGAGACGTGCGCCTCGTGCCGGAAAACGTGTCGACGCCAGCATCTGTCGGCGTGGGGGAGCAGGGGTTTGGAGCCGCCACGACCAGCACAGCGGGCAATGTCGCGCAGGACCGCGCCGTTCTCAGTCTGGGCGAGGTGAGGGGGCTGCAACGCTACGCCCTGAGCCGCCCGCTGACCATCGGTCCCCGGGAAACGCAGACCTTGCCTTTCCTGACGCCCAAGCTGTCCACCTTTGCCCGCTACGCCCGCGTCAGCACCTATTTTTCACCGCAAAACTCGTCGGGGCGGGCGGGCCGGTTCTACAAGTTCACCGCCGACGCCGCGCTGCCTGCCGGACCCCTGACGGTGCGCGAGGACGGCGTGCTGGTCGGCACCGTCGGTCTGGGGGCCGCCACTGCCGGGCAACTGAGCGACCTGTCGCTCGGCGCCGACCCCGACCTGCGCTTCGCCCGCCGCGTGACTCTGCTGAACACCGAAAAGGACAGCGCCGGGCGCACGCTGAGCCGCAGCTACCGCGTGACCTACACCCTGACGAGCACGAAGTCGGCGGCCATCACCACCGAGGTGCGCGAGCAGGTCTACGGCCAGGGGGTCGTGGTGGACGGCAAAGCCCAGAACGGCAACCCGGCGACGGTGGTTCGCTACGCGGCGGTGCCCGCAGGCGGTCAGGCGAACGTGACGTTTACGGTCAAGGTGCGGGGAGGCTGA
- a CDS encoding RNA-guided endonuclease InsQ/TnpB family protein, translated as MTHIQATTHLKTFRYRLRPTKAQEVALLEQLRLCRGLYNAALQERRDAYRKAGKTVTAYDQMKYLTEIKAALPEYAGVYSQVLQDVLKRLEKAFKAFFRRVKAGQTPGYPRFKGAGWYDSICYPQSGFSVSDKTAFFSKIGNIRIRLHRPLEGKLKTATIRRECGEWYVSYVCEVEAAPLPATSSQVGVDVGTTWFCITSDGEFVENPRHFQGAMRKLRVAQRTLSRRKRGSNRRKTAKAAVAKLHRKVARQRLDFHHKTAAKLIRENDLVAHEALNVLGMGKGNLARSIHDVGWGQFFSLLSLKAASAGRTVIAVDPRYTSQTCHECGHACGENRIGQAKFRCVNCGHTANADHNAAKNILARALPSVQNAEVMRGLRSPGLKSGE; from the coding sequence GTGACGCACATCCAGGCTACCACGCACTTAAAGACATTTCGCTATCGTCTGCGCCCCACGAAGGCTCAGGAAGTCGCCCTGCTGGAGCAACTGAGGCTCTGCCGAGGGTTGTACAACGCCGCCTTGCAGGAACGCCGGGACGCCTATCGCAAGGCCGGGAAAACGGTCACAGCCTACGACCAGATGAAATACCTGACGGAAATCAAGGCCGCGCTGCCGGAATACGCGGGCGTCTATTCGCAGGTGCTTCAAGACGTTCTCAAGCGACTGGAGAAGGCATTCAAGGCTTTCTTTCGCAGAGTCAAGGCAGGCCAGACACCGGGCTATCCACGCTTCAAAGGCGCGGGTTGGTACGACTCCATCTGCTATCCGCAATCCGGGTTCAGCGTGTCCGACAAGACCGCGTTCTTCTCAAAAATCGGGAACATCCGAATCCGGCTGCACCGTCCTTTGGAAGGCAAACTCAAGACGGCCACCATCCGCCGGGAGTGCGGGGAGTGGTACGTCAGCTACGTGTGCGAGGTGGAAGCTGCCCCGCTGCCCGCTACGAGCAGTCAGGTGGGCGTGGACGTGGGCACCACCTGGTTCTGCATCACCTCCGATGGAGAGTTCGTGGAGAATCCTCGGCACTTTCAGGGGGCCATGAGGAAACTCCGGGTAGCTCAGCGCACGCTCAGCCGGAGGAAGCGCGGCTCCAATCGCCGCAAGACAGCCAAAGCCGCTGTTGCCAAGCTGCACCGGAAGGTCGCCCGGCAACGGCTGGACTTCCACCACAAGACGGCTGCCAAGCTCATCCGAGAGAACGACTTGGTGGCGCACGAAGCCCTCAACGTGTTGGGAATGGGCAAAGGGAACTTGGCCCGCAGCATCCACGATGTTGGATGGGGTCAGTTCTTTTCTCTCCTGTCCCTCAAGGCTGCAAGCGCCGGACGGACAGTTATCGCCGTAGACCCCCGCTACACCTCGCAGACGTGTCACGAGTGCGGTCACGCCTGCGGAGAGAATCGGATTGGGCAGGCGAAGTTCAGGTGCGTGAACTGTGGTCATACGGCGAATGCCGACCACAACGCAGCCAAGAACATCCTGGCAAGGGCCTTGCCATCAGTCCAGAACGCAGAAGTCATGCGTGGGCTGAGAAGCCCCGGACTGAAGTCCGGGGAGTAG
- a CDS encoding DoxX family protein, protein MKPRPTSALQTLARLGLGGFLTFAGVSHLTFARDEFQAQVPKSLPLNEDFVVLASGIAEISLGTAFMLWKEKRIPLGWLLAAFFVAVFPGNISQYLTRTDAFGLDTDRKRFIRLFFQPVLIGVALWSSGAWQARKRRG, encoded by the coding sequence ATGAAACCGCGCCCCACATCTGCGCTGCAAACGCTCGCCCGCCTCGGCCTCGGTGGATTTCTGACCTTCGCCGGGGTGAGTCACCTGACCTTCGCCCGTGATGAATTTCAGGCGCAGGTGCCCAAGTCGCTGCCGCTGAACGAAGACTTCGTGGTGCTGGCGTCGGGCATCGCCGAAATCAGCCTGGGCACGGCGTTCATGCTGTGGAAGGAAAAGAGGATTCCGCTCGGCTGGCTGCTGGCGGCCTTTTTCGTCGCCGTGTTTCCGGGCAACATCTCGCAGTACCTGACCCGCACCGACGCCTTCGGGCTGGACACCGACCGCAAACGGTTCATCCGCCTGTTTTTTCAGCCGGTGCTGATTGGCGTGGCGCTGTGGTCGTCGGGCGCGTGGCAGGCGAGGAAGCGCCGGGGGTAA
- the glpK gene encoding glycerol kinase GlpK yields MSDQYILALDQGTTSSRAIVFDHQGNMKGVGQQEFRQHFPKPGWVEHDANEIWSTQIGVAQQALSNAGIRASDLAAIGITNQRETTLIWDRATGKPIHHAIVWQDRRTAGYCDSIRDQYAKTLQDKTGLVLDAYFSGTKVKWLLDNVPGARERAEKGELAFGTIDSWLVYNLTGGELHITDATNASRTLLYNIHTGEWDDELLRILDVPRSVLPEVRNSSEVYGKTAAGLLGAQVPIAGIGGDQQAATFGQACLERGMAKNTYGTGCFMLMNTEGEAVPSQNKLLTTVAWQLDGERTYALEGSVFIGGAVVQWLRDGLNIIRSSTEIEALARTVDSSEGVMLVPAFVGLGAPYWDAYARGTMVGITRGTTKAHIARAALEAVAYQSAELLEAMQKDSGVQLKELRVDGGASTNDLMMQFQADILGVPVIRPKVTETTALGAAYLAGLAVGYWKSTDDIAHQWQEDKRFEPQMSEEERTRLMRRWKKAVARARDWENDSEE; encoded by the coding sequence ATGTCAGACCAGTACATCCTCGCCCTCGACCAGGGCACCACCAGCAGCCGCGCCATCGTCTTCGACCACCAGGGCAACATGAAGGGCGTCGGCCAGCAGGAATTCCGGCAGCACTTTCCCAAGCCCGGCTGGGTGGAGCACGACGCCAACGAAATCTGGAGCACCCAGATCGGCGTGGCGCAGCAGGCCCTGAGCAACGCGGGCATCCGCGCCTCCGACCTCGCCGCCATCGGCATCACCAACCAGCGCGAAACGACCCTCATCTGGGACCGCGCGACCGGCAAGCCCATTCACCACGCCATCGTCTGGCAAGACCGCCGCACCGCCGGCTACTGCGACTCTATCCGCGACCAGTATGCCAAAACCCTGCAAGACAAGACCGGACTGGTCCTCGACGCCTACTTCTCCGGCACCAAGGTCAAGTGGCTGCTCGACAACGTGCCCGGCGCCCGCGAACGCGCCGAGAAGGGCGAACTCGCTTTCGGCACCATCGACTCCTGGCTGGTCTACAACCTGACCGGCGGCGAACTGCACATCACCGACGCCACCAACGCCAGCCGCACGCTGCTCTACAACATCCACACCGGCGAGTGGGACGACGAACTGCTGCGCATCCTCGACGTGCCGCGCAGCGTGCTGCCCGAGGTCCGCAACTCCTCCGAGGTGTACGGCAAGACGGCGGCGGGGTTGCTCGGCGCGCAGGTGCCGATTGCCGGCATCGGCGGTGACCAGCAGGCGGCGACCTTCGGGCAGGCCTGCCTTGAGAGGGGCATGGCGAAAAACACCTACGGCACCGGCTGCTTCATGCTGATGAATACCGAGGGCGAGGCGGTCCCGAGCCAGAACAAACTGCTCACCACGGTGGCGTGGCAGCTGGACGGCGAGCGCACCTACGCGCTCGAAGGCTCGGTGTTTATCGGCGGCGCGGTGGTGCAGTGGCTGCGCGACGGCCTGAACATCATCCGCTCCAGCACCGAGATCGAGGCGCTCGCCCGCACGGTGGACAGCAGCGAAGGCGTGATGTTGGTGCCCGCGTTCGTCGGCCTCGGCGCGCCGTACTGGGACGCCTACGCCCGCGGCACCATGGTCGGTATCACGCGCGGCACCACCAAGGCGCACATCGCCCGCGCCGCGCTCGAAGCGGTGGCCTACCAGTCCGCCGAGCTGCTCGAAGCCATGCAAAAGGACTCGGGCGTGCAGCTCAAGGAACTGCGCGTGGACGGCGGCGCCAGCACCAACGACCTGATGATGCAGTTCCAGGCCGACATTCTCGGCGTGCCGGTCATCCGGCCCAAAGTCACCGAAACCACCGCGCTGGGCGCCGCCTACCTTGCGGGCCTCGCCGTGGGTTACTGGAAGTCCACCGACGACATCGCGCACCAGTGGCAGGAAGACAAGCGCTTCGAGCCGCAGATGAGCGAAGAAGAACGCACCCGCCTGATGCGCCGCTGGAAAAAAGCGGTGGCCCGCGCCCGCGACTGGGAAAACGACAGCGAGGAGTAA
- the sbcC gene encoding exonuclease SbcCD subunit SbcC → MKPLHLSLRGFTAFRQTTDLDFSDLELFALVGPTGSGKSSLLDAMTFALYGETARLGATGLDALISQGERSLSVAFTFEAGGQTYRVTRTRGRKQADNEVRLDRLDSDGEWTGLSSGSQKDISQRIVAVVGLDFDTFTRCVMLPQGQFAALLHGKAKQRQELLGELTGLGRIQQMHAVAADRVKEFKHQSQSLGSVLASEYAGVSEDAAAEVRSQREQVSAEAERLVQQREELQTQVQRLREQEKVWRSREDTARRLNVQESRAGDVRQGAERARRARQVAGVLPLLDAAERARIAAGRQARELLSAEAELRRAQAQSDLAAEQMAQAQVQQERIPVLEEEASALREAEADAARLKRAGGTPQLTHRDPLPWNEDAFEAAREGAQKLEKLRVERALIETEKAALKAAQERYAQEERQQQEETAQLERVKQDGLNAKAQLEAAQRREEEARREAGLTAYRAHLHEGEPCPLCQQIVQQVPGGERVDLDELHAEVGLLQKLVQERREHFTDLRGQLKTRQLWLTEKASEYRDWDERNKQRELDARQLESHVSGNPQDDLQRLLASLAARVRQAGGNPAQARRDRLAEIQSLRTRFQEAQAALARAQGDLAAAQATQQAAQRMNAEREADHAAAAAALAAALAGLNLTAEQARTAGLPESEIAALEEGARKHEAEVAQLRAALADLDRQLGVSPFDPAHLAQVSRDLTASDAALSAAREQAGRLAEQERGLREKLTRKADIEAQAAQAGRQLDTWQTLSNALKVNEFQQFMLAEVEAQLLTRAGLLLFDISDGRYRLSLEKNEYVVQDLWNAGEVRAVRTLSGGETFLASLSLAIALSDYLAGSKVLGALFLDEGFGTLDPQALEAVATALENLRTQGRMVGIVTHVESLSERLPSRLLVSKSMAGSNVVRVDS, encoded by the coding sequence GTGAAGCCGCTGCACCTCAGCCTGCGCGGGTTCACGGCGTTTCGGCAGACCACCGACCTCGACTTTTCCGACCTCGAACTGTTCGCGCTGGTGGGGCCGACCGGCAGCGGCAAATCGAGCCTGCTCGACGCGATGACCTTCGCCCTCTACGGCGAAACGGCGCGGTTGGGTGCCACCGGCCTCGACGCCCTGATTTCGCAGGGCGAGCGCTCCCTGAGCGTGGCGTTCACCTTCGAGGCGGGCGGGCAGACCTACCGCGTGACCCGCACGCGCGGGCGCAAGCAGGCCGACAACGAGGTGCGGCTCGACCGCCTCGACAGCGACGGCGAGTGGACCGGCCTGAGCAGCGGCTCGCAAAAGGACATCTCACAGCGCATCGTGGCGGTGGTGGGGCTGGACTTCGACACCTTCACCCGCTGCGTGATGCTGCCGCAGGGCCAGTTCGCCGCGCTGCTGCACGGCAAAGCCAAACAGCGCCAGGAACTACTCGGGGAACTGACCGGCCTGGGCCGCATTCAGCAGATGCACGCCGTCGCCGCCGACCGGGTCAAGGAATTCAAGCACCAGTCGCAGAGCCTGGGCAGCGTGCTGGCCAGCGAATATGCCGGGGTCAGCGAGGACGCCGCCGCCGAGGTGAGGAGCCAGCGCGAACAGGTGAGCGCCGAGGCCGAGCGGCTGGTGCAGCAGCGCGAGGAGCTGCAAACCCAGGTGCAGCGCCTGCGCGAGCAGGAAAAGGTCTGGCGCAGCCGCGAGGACACCGCCCGGCGCCTGAACGTGCAGGAAAGCCGCGCCGGGGACGTGCGCCAGGGGGCCGAACGCGCCCGCCGCGCCCGGCAGGTGGCGGGGGTGCTGCCGCTGCTCGACGCCGCCGAGCGTGCCCGGATTGCCGCCGGGCGCCAGGCCCGCGAACTGCTCAGCGCCGAGGCGGAGCTGCGCCGCGCCCAGGCGCAGAGCGACCTCGCCGCCGAGCAGATGGCGCAGGCCCAGGTGCAGCAAGAGCGCATTCCCGTGCTGGAAGAAGAAGCCAGCGCCCTGCGCGAAGCCGAAGCCGACGCCGCCCGCCTGAAACGCGCTGGGGGCACCCCGCAACTCACGCACCGCGACCCCCTGCCCTGGAACGAGGACGCCTTCGAGGCGGCGCGGGAGGGGGCGCAGAAGCTGGAAAAACTGCGGGTGGAGCGCGCCCTGATAGAAACGGAAAAGGCCGCCCTGAAAGCCGCCCAGGAGCGCTACGCCCAGGAAGAACGCCAGCAGCAGGAAGAAACGGCGCAACTCGAACGGGTCAAGCAGGACGGCCTGAATGCCAAGGCGCAACTCGAAGCTGCCCAGCGACGCGAGGAAGAAGCGCGGCGGGAGGCGGGGCTGACGGCCTACCGTGCGCACCTGCATGAGGGTGAACCCTGCCCGCTGTGTCAGCAGATCGTTCAGCAGGTGCCCGGGGGCGAACGTGTCGACCTGGACGAGCTGCACGCTGAGGTCGGTCTGCTGCAAAAGCTGGTGCAGGAGCGGCGCGAACATTTCACCGACCTGCGCGGACAGCTCAAGACCCGGCAACTGTGGCTGACGGAAAAGGCCAGCGAATACCGCGACTGGGACGAACGCAACAAACAGCGCGAGCTGGACGCCCGGCAGCTGGAAAGCCACGTGTCCGGCAACCCGCAGGACGACCTTCAGCGCCTCCTGGCTTCTCTGGCCGCCCGCGTGCGGCAGGCCGGGGGCAACCCCGCGCAGGCCCGGCGCGACCGCCTGGCTGAGATTCAGAGCCTCCGCACGCGCTTTCAGGAGGCGCAGGCCGCCCTGGCACGTGCCCAGGGCGACCTCGCCGCGGCCCAGGCCACGCAGCAGGCCGCGCAGCGCATGAACGCCGAGCGCGAGGCCGACCACGCCGCCGCCGCCGCCGCGCTCGCTGCGGCCCTTGCCGGACTGAACCTGACCGCCGAGCAGGCGCGCACCGCTGGCCTGCCCGAAAGCGAAATCGCCGCGCTGGAAGAAGGCGCCCGCAAGCACGAGGCGGAAGTGGCACAGCTGCGGGCGGCGCTGGCCGACCTGGACCGGCAACTGGGCGTCTCCCCCTTCGACCCGGCGCACCTCGCGCAGGTCAGCCGCGACCTGACCGCCAGCGACGCCGCGCTGAGTGCCGCCCGCGAGCAGGCCGGGCGACTGGCCGAGCAGGAGCGCGGGCTGCGCGAGAAACTGACCCGCAAGGCCGACATCGAGGCGCAGGCGGCGCAGGCCGGGCGGCAGCTCGACACCTGGCAGACCCTGAGCAACGCCCTCAAGGTCAACGAATTCCAGCAGTTCATGCTGGCCGAGGTGGAAGCGCAGCTGCTCACGCGGGCGGGGCTGCTGCTGTTCGACATCAGCGACGGGCGCTACCGCCTGAGCCTCGAAAAAAACGAGTACGTCGTGCAGGACCTCTGGAACGCGGGCGAGGTTCGCGCCGTGCGCACCCTCTCGGGCGGCGAAACTTTCCTCGCTTCGCTCTCGCTCGCCATCGCCCTGAGCGACTACCTCGCGGGGAGCAAGGTGCTGGGCGCCCTGTTTCTGGACGAAGGCTTCGGCACCCTGGACCCGCAGGCCCTCGAAGCCGTCGCCACCGCGCTCGAAAACCTCCGCACCCAGGGCCGTATGGTGGGCATCGTCACCCACGTCGAAAGCCTCTCCGAGCGCCTGCCCAGCCGCCTGCTGGTGAGCAAGAGCATGGCGGGCAGCAACGTGGTGCGGGTGGACAGCTGA